The Rhodothermus profundi genome segment TGAAAGCGATCTATGCTTTATGCGGTGATTATGGCAGGCGGCATTGGAAGCCGCTTCTGGCCCAAAAGTCGTATCGACCACCCCAAACAGTTTCTAAAGGTATTTGGTGAGGCCACGCTGCTGCAGAATACGGTAGCCCGCCTGCAGGGCCTGGTTCCGCTAGAGCGCTGCTATATCGTTACCCACCAGCGCTACGTGGAGAAAACACGCGAACAACTCCCTGCGCTTCCTCCGGAAAACATCCTGGCTGAACCCATTGGCCGCAATACAGCTCCCTGTATCACCTATGCTGCCATTAAGCTGCTGGCGCAGGACCCCGACGCCCTCATGGTGGTGCTGCCGGCCGACCATGTGATTCGCAATGTCAGAGCCTTCCACGAAACGTTACGGGTAGCGATTGAAAAGGCACGGGAGCCCGGCGCCCTGGTAACAATTGGCATTAAGCCTACCTATCCAGCCACCGGCTATGGGTATATCCAGTTTGAAGGATCGGCCGAACATCTGTTCGAGGAACCACGTCCCTACCGGGTACGCACCTTTGCAGAAAAGCCAGATCTTGCGACCGCCGAACGCTTCCTGGACTCAGGCGATTTCCTCTGGAACAGCGGCATGTTTATTTGGCGCGCCGACTCCATCCTGACTGAAGTGCAGCACCACCTGCCCGATCTGTACGAAGCGTTTGAACCGTTACGCCAGGCTGTCGGGACGCCCGACGAACCCCACCTGCTCAAGCAGGCCTACCAGACCTGCCCCAGCATTTCTATTGACTATGGCGTGATGGAACGATCCCAGCACGCCTGGGTCGTCCCGGGCAACTTTGAGTGGAGCGACGTAGGAGACTGGCGCGCTGTTTACGACCTGAGCCCCAAAGATCAACTGGGGAATGCCCTGAAAGGCCAGGTGATCGTGCGGGATGCCAGCCGCAACTATGTGGACACCGAAAAACGCCTCGTTGTGCTCATCGGTATCCATGATACGGCCGTCATCGACACCGAAGATGCCCTGCTTATCTGCAACCTCGACAGCACGCAGCAGGTGAAAAACGTTGTCGAATACCTCCAGGCTCATAATTTAGAACAGTATCTCTAAAACGGCCGATTAACCGGCCGCTTCTCCAGCGCTCCACTCCCCTGCAGCCGCACAGCGGCGGCGCCTCCTTTTTTACCCTGTGGTGCCCGGCACTTCTCGCTACCTCCCACGGCGTAGACATTGACCGCTACGCCGTTTTCTTTTCCGGCCACTCTTCACACATTCTTAAAATTTCTACCGCATCCTTTTGGCAGGCTCAACGTAGACTCTCTCGTCAATAAATGACCAGCCAGTCACTTTCTGACCAAACGTTCATGGAATCTCCCTCACTTTCCCGTAAAGAGCGCGAGCGCCTGATGCGTCGCCAGGCTATGCTGGAGGCAGCGCGCGCGGTCTTTGCCGAAAAAGGATACGTGGATGCCACGCTGGACGAAATTGCCCAGCGGGCAGAGTTTGGAAAAGGGACGTTGTACAACTACTTTCCCGGCGGCAAGGACGAACTGTTCTTTGCCGTCTTCGAAGAGGTTTTTGCGCAGTTTCGCCAGTTGATCGAGACCTCCTTTGCCGATGCGGCGTCGTTTCGGGAGGGATTCGAAGCTTTTCTGCGTGCCAGCTTTGAATTCTTTGAGCAGAACCGAGACATGCTGTTGCTCGTCACGCGCGAGTCGCAGCGCATGATGGTCAGCCCGGACCCGGAGCGCGCCGCCTTTTTCCAGCGCCATCACGACGCATTCCTTCAGCTATTAACCCGGCACATCCAGGCGGCTATTGAGCGCGGGGAGGTACGCCCACTTCCGGCAGAGGCGGTCGCGCACACAATCCTGGGCAACTTGCACGGGCTGGCCATGCATCGTCTGCTGAAGGAATGCGTGACGGGTAAGCCCCAGCATGCCTTACCGACTCCTGAAGAAGCTACCCGCTTCCTTTCGACGCTGTTGCTGGAGGGTCTGTTGGATCGGAGGAAATCGCAGGAGGAATCATGAGCATCCGTTGCTGGCTCCTTGTAGGGCTCGGATGGATTGTCGCCGCTGGAGACGTGCCGGCCCAATCGGTCCAGCGCTCCGCTTCTTCCCCCCAACCCATTATACTCACGCTGGAAGAAGCCATCCAGATTGCCCTCATTCAGAACCGCGCGCTGCAAAGCGCTCGCCTGGACGTGGCCAACGCCCGGGCGCAAGTCCGCGAAGCCTGGGGGCAGGTGCTGCCTCAGGTTAATCTGAGTGCCGATTATACGCGCAATCTGAAAACGCCTAACCCCTTTGCCGGCTCGGCCGCCGGCAATCTCTTCCAATCGCTGGGCTTTTTAGACTGGCTGGCGTACAACGAACGGGCCCGCACCGACGACAATCCAGAAACCGAGCCCATCTCTTTCGGCGAGTTTGTAGAGCGGCAGCAGCAGGCGCTTGCCGAGGCTGGCATTCGGCCGCGCGCGGGCGACAACCCCTTTGCCGTAGACAATCGGTTCACAGCAGGCCTCACCATTGAGCAGACGCTTTTCAGCAAAACAGCCTTTGCGGCCATCAAAGGGGCTAAAATCCTGCAAGAGATCAACCGTCGAGGCGCGACGCGCCAGGAGCAGTTGTTGATTGATCAGGTCCGGCGGGCGTTTTACGGAGCGCTGCTGGCGCAAGAACAGGTGCGTGTTATGGCTCAGAGCGTTGCGCGCACGCGCGAGACGCTGCAGGAGACCATTCGGCGCGTCGCTCAGGGCGTGGCGCCGCAGTTTCAGCGCTTGAGCGTTGAAGTGGAGCTGGCCAACCTGGAAACCCAGCTTATTCAGGCCCAGAACCAGGCGGCGCAGACGCTTGACCAGCTCAAACTTCTGCTGGGTATCCCCCTGGACCAGCCCATTCAGCTTCGTGGCGTCCTGGCCGTAACGGATCCGGGTCGTTATCAGCAGATTGCCCTGGACGAAGCTGTTGCGCTGGCACTGGAGCGCCGTCCAGATCTAGAACAACTTCGACTGCAGATCAAACTGCGCGAAGTAGATCGGGAGTTAGCGAAAGCAGCCCGCTATCCTCGTCTGAGCGCTTTTGCCAGCTTCAGCTACATTGGCAATGTGCCGGACTATCGGACTGTAATTCTTTCAGATCCGAACGATCCGTTTAAGTTCTCCCGACGCACCAATGATTTCTTTTCGAGCGCTTACTGGAATCCCTCGGTCAACATAGGCGTCCGGCTGACCTGGACGCTTTTTTCTGGCTTTCAGACCGCAGCGCGCGTGCAACAGCGGCAAATTGCGGTTAAGCAAGCCGAACTCCAGTACCTGCACCAACTGGACCAGGTGCGGCTGGAGGTGTTGCAAGCGCTGCGCGATTTAGAGGCAGCCCGGAAACGACTGGTCAGTCAGGCGCGCAATGTCGAGCGGGCTGAGCTGAACTATACGCATGCCCGCATTCGATTGCGCGAAGGCGTAGCCAGTCCCCTGGAAGAACGCGAGGCTTCGCAACAGCTCGACCAGAGTCGCCTGAACTACCTGCAGGCCGTCTATGATTACCTCACGGCGCAAAGTGCTTTTGAAACGGCGGTGGGGTTGATTGCGCCGCCCGGTCAGGAAGCCCGGGTCTCCCTGACACTTCGCCATGAATCCCGGTAGTTCCCTGCAACCAATTAGCCCATGAAAACCACCATGCATATATCCGGATGGACTCGCCTGACGCTTCTGGCCAGCCTTGTGCTGGTAGGACTCAACGGATGCGCTCCGCCTGACAACGTAGCGTCCACATCCGACAACACAGCCCTGGCTGCTGCCAAGCGGCGCGTGCGCGTCGAGCTGCTTGAGCTGCGTCCGGCCCGGTTTGTGGACTGGATCGAAGTAACGGGCACGGTGGAAGCCGAGCACGACGCCACCCTTTCGGCGCAGGCTTCTGGGACCGTCGAGTACCTTGCGCCACTGGGTAGCCAGGTCGCGGCAGGTGCCGTGCTGGCGCGCCTGGACCAGACCCTGGCACGGGCCGCTCTGAAACAGGCCGAGGCCCAATTGGCCAGCGCGCGCGCTGCCTACGAACTGGCGCTGGATAACTTCCGACGCCAGGAGCCCCTGTTTCGCGATTCTATTATCAGTGCACTGGAGTTTGAAAACGTCCGCACCCAGCGCGATCAGGCTGCCGCCCAGCTTCGACTGGCCGAAGCTGCCGTTGAACAGGCCCGTAAACAACTGGCGCATACGGTTATTCAGGCGCCTTTTGCCGGAACGGTTGAAGCCCACTTTGTGGATGTGGGCGAGCAGATTGCGATGGGCCAGCCGGTCCTTCGCCTGGTTAACCTGCATCGCGTCAAGGTGCGGGCCGGTGTCCCTGAGCGCTACGCCCGCGATATCCGCGTAGGCACCCCGGTAGCGTTGCACTTCCAGGCCTATGGGCTTCCTGCGCGCCAGGCGACCGTCTCTTTTGTTGGCAACACGATTGACCCGGCGAACCGAACGTTTCCGATCGAAGTGCATCTGGACAATCCAGACGGCCAGCTCAAGCCCGAAATGGTCGTGCGCGTCCGTCTGGCTCGCCAGGTGCTTGACCACGTAGCGGTGATTCCTTTGCCGGCGGTGCTTCGCGATGAGACCGGCACCAGTGTGTTTGTGGCCGACACGACCGCCGACGGCCTGGTAGCCCGTCAGCGGTACATCACCCTGGGCCCCTCTGCCGAGGGACTGGTTGTCGTCACGCAGGGCCTTCGCTTTGGCGAGCGGGTGGTGGTGCTCGGCCAGAATGACCTGAGCGATGGCGACCTGCTGGAAGTGCTTCAAACCTACACCACAGCCGCTCGAGCCGCCGACGCTACCACCAGTGCCCCGGGGATCCAGACGCCGTAACCCAATTGGTCCGGAGCCATGAAAGTTACCAATCTTGCCATACGCCAGCGCACCACGGTTCTTGTCCTCACGGCCCTGCTGGCTGTTGGAGGGCTGGTCAGCTACCTGACCATTCCGAAAGAGTCGTTCCCCTCCATTGAAATTCCCAATATCGTGATCACGACCATTTATCCCGGAGCCAGCCCGGAAGATATCGAGTCGTTGATCACCAAACCCATTGAAGAGGAGCTGCAGGGCATTACCGGCATCGACGAGATTCGCTCGACGTCTACCGAAGGCGTCTCAACGATCGTGGTAGAATTTCTGCCCGATCAAATTACGCTGGACGAAGCCTTTCAGAAAGTCCGCGACAAGGTAGATATCGCGAAAGCCAAGCTCCCGGAAGATGCCGAGGAGCCCATGGTCAACGAAATTGACCTCTCCGAACTGCCTATCATGACCATTAACCTGGCTGCGCCGTATGCCCTCTCCCGTCTGAAAGAGGTAGCCGAAGACCTCTCCGACGAGTTGGAGGCGCTGCCCGACGTACTGGAAGCCACGGTGGTAGGAGGCCTGGAGCGCGAGGTGCAGGTGAACGTCGATCGCGCTGCCCTGCAGGCGTATAACCTGACTTTTAACGATGTGGTCAACGCGATTCGGCGCGAAAACACCAACCTGCCCGGAGGCTCCATCGACGTAGACCGCCTCAACTACCTGGTGCGTGTCGATGGTGAGTTTGAGGTGCCGGAAGAAATTAACCATCTCGTCATCAAAGCGCCTGGCGGGAAGCCAATCTATGTGCGGGACGTGGCCGAGGTGGTTTTTGGGTACAAAGAGCGCGACAGCTATGCGTACCTGCGCGTGCTGCAGCGTGAAGAAGACGGCCGTCTGGTGCCAGTCCATGCCGAGACCGACGCCCCCCTGCAGGTCGTCAGCCTGAGCATCCGCAAACGCTCGGGCGCCAATATTCTGGAAACCGCCGCAGCCATTCGCGAAGTACTGGCACGTTTTCCTTTTCCAGCCGGCACCGAGGTAGTCATCACAGGCGACCAGAGCGAAGATGTTCAGGCGCTCGTACGTGACCTGGAGAACAACATTATCAGTGGACTGATTTTCGTAGTGGCGGTTCTACTGTTCTTTTTAGGGGTGCGCACCGCCACCCTGGTGGGCATAGCCATTCCCCTTTCGATGTTCACCGCCTTTCTGGTCTTCCAGGCGCTGGGCTACACGCTCAACTTCGTGATCCTTTTCTCGCTGATTATCGCGCTGGGCATGCTCGTCGATAATGCCATTGTCATTGTTGAAAATATTTACCGCTTTCGAGAGCAGGGGTACAGCCGCTTCGAAGCAGCCCGGCTGGCTACGGCCGAAGTAGGCGGCGCCGTTGTGGCCTCAACAGCTACGACGGTAGCAGCTTTTATGCCCATGCTTTTCTGGCCCGGCATTATTGGCGAGTTCATGAGCTTTCTGCCGCTGACGCTCATCATCACGCTTACGTCCTCACTGTTCGTGGCGCTGGTGATCAATCCAGTGCTCACCGCTTACTTTATGCGAGTAGAAGGGGAAAAAACGCCGCGCGCTCCCCGACGCGTACGCTTACTGCTGGCTGTTGTTGTGCTCGTGATGGGCCTGGTGCTGGGCTTGGCCAACTGGAAAACGCTGGTTGCGCTGGCCGTTGCCATCCCGACCATTTACTTGCTTCATCGTCACCTTTTCAGTCCTATCGGAAACTGGTTCATTCACAACGGATTGCCTGGTCTGATCCGGCGATACCGGGCCTTTCTGAGCTGGATGCTGGAGCGGGATTATTCGGTCCCGCATGCCCTGTTGCGCAATACCTTTGCGCTGGGGAGCTTTACGCTGGGTGTTGTGCTCCTGGTCCTGGGCGGAGCGCTGGGCTCACTACTGGGGCAGGCCGCCGGCATGGTCCTGATGATACCTGGCGCTCTCCTTGCGGTTATTGGTCTGTTAGGCATCCTGCTGCATACCCTTGAAACACTTTTTCTGGGGGGGTGGACGACCGTTCGGGGCGGACTGATCTTCGGGGCTGTAGTGCTGGTGGTAACCGGCCTCATGTACCTGAGCCCACGCGAGGTGGCGCTTGCGACGATCGTCGAGCTCCTCACGCTCCCCTTGCTCGTCATTGTGACGGGCCTGCTGGGTGCCTTGCTGAACCGGCGTAACCGTCGTTACCTGATTCTGACCGACAACCGCGCCCGGCTCCTCAACAGCGTACTCGGAGCGCTCTTTGCGATTTTCGGATTGTTTGCCCTTGCGCCCACCGGCGTCGAGTTTTTCCCTCAGACCGATCCCAATCAAATTCAAGTTACGCTGACGGCTCCGCTCGGCACCAATGTCGAGACGACCGACCAGATCGCCCGGGAAGCGCTGAATCGCATCGAACAGTTGCTGCACGAACACCCTGAAGATCAGGCTAACGTCAAAAATATTCAGGTAAACGTGGGCGTCGGCGGCGACCGAATGTTCGGTGGTGGCTCTTCTAAGCCAGAGGTGGCAACCATCACGCTCGATCTGGTCGACTACGAAGATCGCGCTGTCTCCAGCCGTAAGACCCTGGCCCGCCTGCGCCAACAACTGCAGGGCCTTCCGGGCGTAACGCTGGAAATCGACCAGGACCGCATGGGTCCGCCTACCGGTCCGCCCGTCAACATTGAAATTTCTGGCCCTGACTTTCAGGAGATTGTGCGCATCACGCGCGAGATCAAGCAACGCCTGATTGAGGCGGCTGAGACGGGCCGCATACCCGGCCTGGTGGACCTCACCGACAATCTCAACACAGGCCGCCCGGAATTGCGCGTGCGCATCGACCGAGAACGAGCAGGCCGCTTTGGCTTGAGCACCCAGCAAATTGCCTCGGTCGTCCGCGCCGCTATCAATGGCATTGAGGCCAGCCAGTATCGCACTGGCGAAGACGAGTACGACATTACCGTCCGCCTCAAAGAAGCCGACCGCCGTTCGCTGGAGAGCCTGCGCAACCTGACCATCCTGCACGAGGGACAGCAGATCCCGCTAACGGCCGTGGCCGACTTTGAGCTGGGCGGTGGCCTCGGCGCTATCACCCGGCTGGACCTGCAGCGCGTCGCTACTGTCAGTGGTGACGTGGCGCCCGGTTACAATTCCCAGGCCGTACTGCGCCAGGTCCAGCAATACCTGGCCGACTACGAGCGCTCGCTACCGCCGGGCTATCACCTGGCCTACACCGGCGAAAACGAAGAGCAACAGGAGTCGTTCAGCTTTCTGACCACGGCCTTGCTGATTGGCTCCGCGCTGATCTTTCTGATTATGATTGCCCAGTTCAACCGCGTCAGCGGTCCCTTCCTGATCATGATCGCGGTAGGCTTGAGCCTGATCGGCGTGCTGCTGGGGCTGATCCTGACGCGGACAGCGTTCGGGCTGATGACCTTTATCGGACTGATCTCTCTGGCTGGCATTGTCGTGAACAACAACATCGTGCTCATCGACTACACGATGCAGCTCCAGCGACGCGGACTCAGCAAGCACGATGCGATCATTGAAGCTGGCGCTACACGGCTGCGTCCCGTCATTCTCACTGCGCTGACCACCATCATTGGCCTGGTACCACTCACCTTCGGCATTAACATTGACTTTGTGGGCCTGCTGACCGATTGGGATCCCAACTTCCAGATTGGCTCCGAGAATACCCAGTTCTGGGGCCCGATGGGCACAGCCATTATCAGCGGGCTGACGTTTGGGACGTTCCTGACGCTCGTCATCATGCCCGTGCTTTACTCTGCATTCGATTCGGTCGCCACCCACCTGCAACGCTTTCTGGGACGTGAGCCGGTAGCTGCTGAAGTGGGCAATGGGGCCGCCGAAACGCCACCGGAAGCAGTGGCGCCGCCGGTCGGCACCACCCCGCCGCGCCCATAATACGGTCCCTGTCCAGCAATCAGCAGCGCCCTGGCTCAAACGGGGACAGGCCGATAGCGCCCGACACCGACCGTCGTCGGGAAATCACCCGTTTCCTCCAGAGAACTCGCTGGTGCATGGCGGTTGTCTCCGCGTCCCCGCCTCCACAATCCACGACAGCTCGGCTGGCCCGGCAGCCTACCGCCGCTTAGCTCCAGGCATGCTCCAGATACTTTGCCATCTAAGAGGAAGCGGACGTCCTGTTGAAAGAAAGGCGTTGCAGGTCGACGCGTTTCATCAGACAGACCGGGGCTACCAGCTGAAGGCAGATAGGCCAGGCTAGACAAAACGACGACTTACTGCACCCTGGATGCAACAGAGGCTCCCACCAGACGACGCCCAAGCTCCCTCCGGCTATGACAGCTTATCCAGGCTGCTCCAGACAATACGGGCTTGTAAATTCGGACTAATACGTGTAGTACGAAATGTGAGGGATGTCATCGTAATCTGAGGCAATCAATCTGTTTCCATGAAGCGCCATTATTCTGGGAACAGGCAATTTATTCAGAAATATCTTTCTATTATTTACAACATCAAACAAATATGCGAATGGTCTGGCTCGATCAAAATCTTTTGTTTGCCATATAGCGTACTGAATCAAGAACACTCCTTCCGCAACACGTAGCACGTTAATTAAAACCGCCTCTTTATCTCTACGCCTGGGAAAAGTTATTCCGCCGCTTTTCATCTCGATAAATCCTATAAGTTCCAGATCTCTGATAGCTATTGTCTTAAGTAATGTACCGTCCATACGATAAACCTGAACTATTGGAGCATTTCTGTAGGCAATTATTAGCATACGATGCTTCCAATCACACGCCATATAGTTTCGTGTAATATAAGACAAAACAAGAGGATTGTTCGTATCATAATTTATTCCTTTACCGAATTGATTTATGATGTTTCCCGATTTGCCAATATGATATATCAATGATTTGTTTCTGTTAGACAATCTGTCAGATATGATAATAGAGGTATCACTTACGCACAGCCCTCCAGAAGCAATTCGAGGCAGGATAATGGTTCGGACATATTGATAATGGTTATCTCGAGGAGCGAACACATGTATGCCATGCCTTCGGTCCGTTACATACAGCGTATCATGCGAATCAATGGCCAGGAACTCCGGATAGATGAATTCTCCAGGCCCTTCCCCTCTTCTTCCAACTTCAAACAGAAAGTCACCCTTTGCGCTGAACACCCGCACGGTTGCATATTCATTGTCCAACACGAACACGCGTCCGCGGCGGTCTATCGCTACATCTTGAACCCTCCCAAACATCTCCCATGCGTGCGGGCTCTGGAGCGCGCCCACACGCCATTGACGGCGCATTTTGCGCAATCGTTCAGATAGCGAATGCAGTGCCCCCGACTTTTTCCCTGTCCATCCCTCAGACCATATCTCGTCGAATTGCTCAGCGGGCTCCAGCCGCTTCCAGTCCGGATGCCGCTGGCCGGTAAACTGGGCAGCAGCCGGCGTGGCAAGGACCCCTAGCAGCAACAGCCCTGCTAACCTGCTGCGTCTCATCGGCCCAAGGGTCAAGTAAGTCATATAGATGCCTTCGTCTCTCCTTCCTGGCAGCTTCCTGATTAACAAAATGATATATCCGACGCAATAAATTAATGCCCCTTCTCCTGGCAACCCCAGCCACATGCCTTCTTGCCTGATATCCGGAAACAGCGAGGCTTAAATCTCCTACGTCCAACCCACCGGATAAGTCCTGTCATACACGTAGCGCATCCCTTTCGGCCCCGAATATCAATTTTTTCCTCGGCAATTCGCTACAAATAACGTGTCTCCTTCATCTGGGGCAATCCATTGTGGATCCATCCATTCGTCCAGCCCCTCGCTACGGCTGCCTATGCTGAACAGGTACGACCTGCTCGCACCTAATACGCGTAATGTTTTACCGTTTAGCCCCAGCGCCCCCGACTATCCCGCGCTACCTGCTCTCCCCCCACATCTCTTCCTTCCGGTCAACGTACTAATCTGCCAGCATAGCTGCATGGCCTGCAGCCGCGACCGTACGGTCGCTAACAGAATAGAACCTCAGCCAGGCTTTATCTTCTGGCCAGGAATTGTCCCCCATACTTGTTATACGGGCCCTCTGATCTGGAGCAATCTCCGCCCTGAGCTTTCAGGCCTCCCGCGTTTCTGTCCAGTCAGATTTAAGCATTTTTCTCTGGTTTAAGCTAACCTGCGATCTCAACCGGACGGGCTTCCTGCCCGGTTCGCAGCCCGTTTGCGACATGATGCGTCAGCCCTGGCTGGCGCCTGTTTTCCTATTGCGCCTGCGCCTGGAATTGCCTGTTGTCTCCAGGAGCGCCCGGGGCGGCCTGCCCCTTTTCTACGAACGCAACCGACTTTCAGGCCTCAGGAAACCAGCGGCACTGGTACCTCGACGGTTCCTCGAAACACAACAGTAGCTGGTCCTTCAAGATACAACGCCGTTTCACCGTCTTTTGCCGGTTGGAATCCCACGGTCAGCACGCCGCCCGGCATGTGCACCTCAATGGGGAGCTGGCGCACCCATCCCTGCCGCCAGGCCACAAGGGCGGCCGCCACGGCTCCGGTCCCACAGGCTAACGTTTCAGCTTCGACCCCTTTTTCGTAGGTGCGCACGCGCAACACGCTTCGGCCATGCTGCTCGCCTGCTACTTCGACAAAGTTCACGTTGGCGCCCCGAGGCTGCAACGCGGCATCGTGCCGCAGCAACGGTCCCCATCTGGCTATGGGCACTGTTTCCACGGACGAAACCCGGCAGACCAGGTGTTCTGTGCCTGTCCAGATAAACGCGGCCGTTTCCACTTCAGCATCCAGCGGCGTTGCCAGGGGCGGCTGCATCTTGCAGGGACCCACCGGCGGCAGATAAAGCCGCACAGGCGCCTGCGGATCGTCGGGCACCTCGGCCTGGTAGCGTCCGGCATCCGTCTCAAAACAGAGGGGATTTCCCTGGATACCGGCCATTTGAGCAAAACGGGCCAGGCAGCGGGCCCCGTTGCCGCACATAGTTCCCGGACTACCATCCGCGTTGAAATAGCGCATGCGGTAGTGCACCTCCGGTTGCTGAGCCGGTGCTAATGCCAGCAATCCATCGGCGCCAATTCCCACGCGTCGAGGGCAATAGCGACGGGCCAGGGCAGCCAGCTCCTCGTCCGAGAAGGCGTAAAACCGGTTGTCAACGACAATAAAGTCGTTTCCAGCGCCATTCATCTTCGTAAACTCAAGAATCAACGTCCTGGGCATGGTAACAGCGGGTTTGCCGAGCGGGCACCAAGCGCCTGACCTGCCGTTAAACGGCTTGCATCGAAGAAGGTTAATCCCCTGGTTTCACCAACCAACATCGTAACCTGCATTGGCTGAGAAGCGACTGACGATTGCTCACGCGAACCCGGTACTTCTTTTTGGAGCGGGTGATGTCCACCTGCGCAAGTTAGAAGCCGCTTTTCCGGAAGTCCAGATCATTGCCCGTGGCAATCAGTTGATCCTGCAGGGCGAGGCCTCTGCCTTAGATCGCATTGAGCGGGCGGTTCGTGAACTGATCGCGCTGCTCAACCGCCACGGTCAGCTTACCGAGCGGGACGTAGACACCGTGCTGGCGCTTTTCAGCACCGGAGATGGTGCCAGCGCGGCGCCTGCTCCAACCGATGACGTTATCCTCTACACGACGACGGGCGTGCCAGTGCGGGCCAAAACGCCCAATCAGCGGCGGCTGGTCGAAATGGCCCGCAAAAATGATATTGTCTTTGCCATTGGTCCGGCGGGTACAGGGAAAACATACACCGCCGTAGCATTGGCTGTAGCTGCTCTGAAAGCACGGCAGGTTAAACGCATCGTGCTTTCGCGCCCGGCTGTCGAAGCAGGTGAGCGGCTGGGCTTTTTGCCAGGTGATTTTCGGGAAAAGGTGGATCCCTACCTGCGGCCGCTTTATGATGCCCTGGAAGATATGCTTCCCCGGGAACGGCTGCGAACTCTGCTAGAGCAGCATGTGATCGAAATCGTCCCGCTGGCCTACATGCGCGGCCGCACGCTTAACGCCGCCTTCGTCATTCTGGACGAAGCGCAGAATGCCACCACGCAGCAGATGAAGATGTTTCTGACGCGGCTGGGCACAAACAGCCGGGCCATCATCACCGGCGACATTACCCAGACCGACCTGCCCAGCCCCGAGCACAGCGGCCTCGTTGAAGTGCGGCACGTTCTCGAAGGCGTGGAAGGCATTGCCTTCGTCTATTTCGACCGCGGCGACGTAGTCCGCCACCGCCTCGTGAAAGACATTATCGAAGCCTACGAACGCTTCGCCCAGCGCGAGCAAAACGGTGGCGATGCAGCCGCCGCTAAGACAGATTGAGAAAGTACAGCGTGAGCAAAAAGGCCAGGAAAACGATTACGGCCCAGGCCGCCACGCTAGGACGCCGGTAAAAAGGAACCGTACGCTTGCGGTACGAGATCGGCGCGTTTTCAACCGCTTCTGCTTGGGCGTCGGGTTGGTGGGGCGCTGCGATCATAAGCCTGCTCAGCGCTTAGTTCGACGGATACTCGTAAAAGCCACGGCCGGTTTTACGACCCAGCCGTCCGGCTGCGACCATTTTCCGAAGTAAGGGACAGGGACGATATTTGTCATCGCCCAGCTCCCGATGCAATACCTCCAGAATTCCCAGGCATACGTCCAGCCCGATCAGATCAGCCAGCGCCAGGGGCCCCATCGGATGATTCATGCCTAACTTCATTACCTGATCAACATCTTCGGGTGCGGCCACGCCTTCCATCACACAATAAATCGCTTCGTTGATCATTGGCATCAGCACCCGATTAGAGACAAATCCTGGCGCATCGTTAACCGTGACCGGGGTCTTGCCCAACGCTTCAGCCAGCCGACATGTCGCTTCGTAGGTATCCTGGCTGGTCTCTAGCCCCCGTACGACTTCTACGAGTTGCATGACCGGCACCGGATTAAAAAAGTGCATGCCAATCACCTGGGCCGGACGCCGCGTTCGGGCCGCCAGCCACGTGATCGAGATGGAGGACGTATTCGAAGCCAGAATAGCTGCAGGCGGCGCCGCGCGATCCAGTCGTTCAAACACCTGAGCTTTTAGATCGGGATTTTCGGGCACCGCCTCAATCACCAGTTGCGCATGCGCCACTG includes the following:
- a CDS encoding PhoH family protein, whose translation is MAEKRLTIAHANPVLLFGAGDVHLRKLEAAFPEVQIIARGNQLILQGEASALDRIERAVRELIALLNRHGQLTERDVDTVLALFSTGDGASAAPAPTDDVILYTTTGVPVRAKTPNQRRLVEMARKNDIVFAIGPAGTGKTYTAVALAVAALKARQVKRIVLSRPAVEAGERLGFLPGDFREKVDPYLRPLYDALEDMLPRERLRTLLEQHVIEIVPLAYMRGRTLNAAFVILDEAQNATTQQMKMFLTRLGTNSRAIITGDITQTDLPSPEHSGLVEVRHVLEGVEGIAFVYFDRGDVVRHRLVKDIIEAYERFAQREQNGGDAAAAKTD
- a CDS encoding 3-hydroxybutyryl-CoA dehydrogenase; this translates as MEITTLAVVGAGTMGQGIAHVAALHGRKVWLVDVSEEVLQRALQTIAHNLERQVKKERITAAQKEEALGRIALTSDLEAAVAHAQLVIEAVPENPDLKAQVFERLDRAAPPAAILASNTSSISITWLAARTRRPAQVIGMHFFNPVPVMQLVEVVRGLETSQDTYEATCRLAEALGKTPVTVNDAPGFVSNRVLMPMINEAIYCVMEGVAAPEDVDQVMKLGMNHPMGPLALADLIGLDVCLGILEVLHRELGDDKYRPCPLLRKMVAAGRLGRKTGRGFYEYPSN